ATCCAAAAGTAGTGCTCCTACTCGCTTGCCACAAAACCGCCTCATAATTCGGAACAGGCAGAAAAAATTGGCTCAAGCCATCAATCGTCTCATTCACCTTATCGGTCAAAGACTGCCATTTTTCCTTTAAAGAAGTATGGTTTAACTTTTTCTGCTTCAATTGCCAATGCGTTTCCATCTGCTGCAATTCCATTTTGAAGCGTTCGTCTCCAAACAAAGTTACTCCGCCATACAAATCCTCATAAAAAGCAATTTGGTTTTCGATAGCAGGCTCATCTTTACGAAGTTGAGTGAATGATTGAAGGTCTTTGTCTGACAATGTTCCTATAACATAGCCCTCTACCAATTTTGTTTTTTCATTTTCTGTCATCATTGGATGATTAATCGTTAGTCAGCAAATCTTACAAATAATATACAATCTCGTTTCTTTCCTCTTAAATATCATCTCGTTTAAATTCCTTAGCCATCTGCGCTTGCAGTGCTTTGATACACCTTCTCTTTTGTGTCTTTACAACATCTTGACTCTTATAGTTCAAGTCTTTTTGAATCGCCTCAATCGAGTATTGACGATAGAAAAAAAGGTATAAAATACGCTGGCAGGGATGCTGCATTTGTTTCAACAAGCGAGCAATCATCTTTTTTCTATCCATAGATTGCAGCATATCCTGCGCCCTTATTTCAGAAGATTCCGTAAATTCCAAAGGAGCATCAGAAGTAGTCTCTTTTCGTTGGCGCAGCTGCGACAAAAAAATGTTTTTACCTATCGCAAAAAGATAGGTTTTCAACTGACTTGTTAAATTCTCCAATTTTCCAGCCTTTGCATTTTTATACAAAGCAATAATGGCATCTTGAAAAATATCTACCGCATCTTCTTCACTGCAATTGTGCTTTTTCAATATCCAATGCACAAAAGAAGACCTAAATTCATCATACAATACATTGACCGCCTCTCTTTTACCAGCTTTGAAGTCTTGCAGCCAATCATTAAAGTCTTCTAACATACTAGTACCATTTTTAGAGCAAATGTGAACACCTAATGAGAAAAAATCTTTTTTTAAGAAAACCTTAACACTTAATTTCCTTTATTAATGATTGAAGATAAAGTTTTTACCAACATTTTTACACCTATTTTTATTTTTCAATCCAGCGAAATTAAGATTTTTTTTTAAAAAAAATCTCATCTCCTGTTCACTAACTTCAAAAAAGTGATACTAAAAGATGAATGGATAGGCAAGAACGATGGTTTTTCAATTCTATCTATCAAACTTATTTTATCACTCTTTGCGGCAAGGAACTTCTTTTGGTAATTGCATTTAGTTGCTGCAGAAATTAAATGCGATTCAAAAAGCTTTCTTCTGCAAAACAAAAAATTAAAATCATGGCAAATTCTAACTGCTGGGTACAATTTTGGGAAAATGACTCCTATGATGGTAGGACTGATACTTACAATAATGAACAAAGAGTAAACAATCTTAAAGATGAACATTATGACGGTTCTTCAAAAGACGAA
The Chitinophagales bacterium genome window above contains:
- a CDS encoding sigma-70 family RNA polymerase sigma factor; amino-acid sequence: MLEDFNDWLQDFKAGKREAVNVLYDEFRSSFVHWILKKHNCSEEDAVDIFQDAIIALYKNAKAGKLENLTSQLKTYLFAIGKNIFLSQLRQRKETTSDAPLEFTESSEIRAQDMLQSMDRKKMIARLLKQMQHPCQRILYLFFYRQYSIEAIQKDLNYKSQDVVKTQKRRCIKALQAQMAKEFKRDDI